DNA from Oculatellaceae cyanobacterium:
CTTGTTGTTTCAGGCTCACATTTTCCAACTGTTCGTTCCCTCGATCCACTGAACTATGCTCATAAAGTTGTTTTTCATCAAATTGAGATTCGTTAGTATTGTGTTCTAACAAATTAGAATCAATTGTCACTGGTGACACTAACTGAGTTAATGACACTTGTGTTCCAGCGTGCAACTGAGTTTCAGGATTCGTCACCATTGTCACTCCTTTATTGCGAGAAGAAGTAAATGTGGAGATTAAATTTGTTGTAGAAGTTGCAAAAACAGGTATAGAAAAGGGGCGAACAGACAACTTTAACTGAGTGTGGTTATAAGTAGTGGACTCTTGCTGAGGGGATAAGGGGAATGCAGAAAACACAGGGTTGCGGGGATACGGGTTGTCGGGAAATATTTTTGATAATTTCTCCGTGTCGCCGTGTTTGATTGTCTCCATGCTAACGTTCGCGCCTTCCACTCTCCGCGTTTCTACTCCTGATGCAACCGCGTCTTCAATAACAATACCAACAGGTTGCGCTCGCATCCCTTCTCCCCCATTACCATCGGGATCTGATGGTGGCGGATCATCGGGAGGCGTTTGATCTTGTGAAGAATTAGGAGGAGGCGCGGCGGGATTAACTACAAGCCTAAAACTACGCTTGTTCTGCTGTACAACAGCTTTACCCATCTCTTGCATCTGATAAAACAATGAGAGGGTATAAGCACTCACATCCCGTGATAACTCTTTAGCGCGTCTGGGAATTGCTTTAACATTGCGATAAGCATCGCGTACTAACAAACCACCTGGTGATTTGACAGCTAAATCATATATTCGCGCCATCATCCCAGTTGTACTGTCGCGATCGCATACTGATTCTTGAATTAAATTAAATGTAGATCTATACAAACGTATTAGCTCAACGGCTCGGTTCAAAGTATCTACCTGAACTTCGTGAAATAATCTTTCTGGCTCATAAAAACATTCAAGAATGTGCAACGCAAATGCTACACGCAATACCTGTGTTGATAACTTTCGCATCCAAAATCGGATAGCAGCAGTTTCACCTTTTTCAGCTAAATTACCAATTGACTCGTAAATCCCATCATATCTAGCTTCCGCAACTGGGGAAAGTTTAATATCGCCACTTGGTAAATTTTCAATCCATCTATATATATGTGGTAGTTTCTCTGCCAAATAACAGAATCCTTTAACTCGTTTGGCTGGTTGTACTTGGGAGAGCGCATACAACATCCGAGCTTGTAAACCTTGGGCATCATCAGGATCTTTGAAAATTTTTCGATAAACTAATGGTTGAATCCCACCAACCAAACTTAATCGGGAAGCTTTTGTAATATAACTATCTTCTTGCGATACGCGGTCTACTTGGGTCAACAAACCATCCCAATGTTCCAGTAAACACTCAAGAGCTTCCCCTTCACCATTTTTACTAAACTGCTCCAAAGATTTGAATAATCCTGCTAATTCATCTCGCGCCCAGATACTGCCATTATTCCCTTGTTCTGATAGTCGCTTCATCACCGCTTGGATTGTAGCTACCTTGAACATATACTTGCATTCGGGAACAGGTGGTTCTATAGGTTCAGCATCGGAATTTTCCGAGGATTTTTTCTTCTTTTGGGCATCTTTATATTGGGCGGACTCTTCATCAAAGCGAGTTTTTTCAGCAGCTTGCTTTTCTTTAAACCAGTTCAGAACTAAATTTTCAGCACGAGATTTACCAACTCCTGATTCTCCAACAATGCAAGTCCATAAGATAGCTGGTATTTTGTGCGAGCCTAGATCAATATTTCCTCTTTTTCCGTAAAGAGACAATATTGCTGGCAATAAATACTGCACCAGCATGATTGGGTCAATATTGAGGATGCTGGCATCATGGAGTAAGTCAGCAGCAATATGCGGAAAAACTTTGTGGTAGTCTAAAGTGCTATTGCTCCAATCAATTAATTGGTTAACTTTTTTCTTGTCTTCTGGGAGAACTTCATCAAAATGCGATCGCTTTTCTGCAACTAACTGGTTGAAGGATTGTTTTGACATCACTGAGCGAGACGCAATTGTGTCTAACTCAGCTTGTTCTAGCCATTGCGGTAATCCTTTTTCTAAAACAGCAGTGACAGCAGTGACAGTGGCTGAAATGTTGAGTTCTTCTTGATTTGAAGTGTCACTAACATTTATTGTGTCACCAGTGACAGTGCCGGAATCGGAGGATAGGGGGCAGGGAGCAGGGAGCAGGGGGATACCTATTCCTTGATTATGTTCACCCGTTTCATATTCTGTTTGATTTTTTTCCCTGTTCAATAACTTCTGATTATGAGCAAAAGCATTTGCTACTTCGTTTGTTCTCCGAGTAAGGGCGTGAGGTATGGCAACATTAATTAGACGCTCTGCAATTACATCTGATGTAATTCCGGCTGCAACTATATCGCAAATATCCCCACCCACAGGTAACTCTGAGTAAATATCAATGGGATTGAGTTGTAGAAAAACTGCACCAGTGCGATCGCAAGCAGCCGCAAGTTTTTGAGCTTTTTGATAGCCCACTGTGTCATGATCTGGTAATTTAGCAATTCCAAATTGATGCTTTACAGCATTCTGTGCCAATTCAAGCATCACTGCTTCTGTCCAAGACCCACCTTGGATAGTAATTGCAGCAAAGCCTAAACATCTTAATTCTTCAACTTTATTCTCACCCTCAACTACAAGTAATAGAGGAAATCCACCCTTCGCTTTAATTTTTTCTATGGCTGCCATTGCTTCCGCCATGCGGTAAATTGACCAGGAGAAATCTCCCTTACCACAAACTGACTGACTTAATTCATTCTTATGGTAGGGTAGAACAATTTTATCTCGTCCTTTGTGGTGGCTTGGATCTAGCCATTGCTTTCGCATTACCCAAAGTATTACTTCTCCTTGCTGATCGACTTGATAGGGATAGCAGGTTTCAGTAATTTCTTTACCTTGTTCAATATATTTACGGGTAGGTAGAGGTGTAGGGGGGGCATTGAGTTTTACCAGTTGCAGGGGTAAATTTTCTGGTAGTAATGCTGGAACTGGTTGGGGAGAAGTTAATGATGTGTTTTTCACAACTGTTTTATGACTGTTGCTATCAACAGGCTTGAAAGCAGAACTTGGAATTGGTACGTGGTAACGCTCTGCTAAATCAAGAACTACATCTGTAAATGATTTTTTGCTAATTTCCATCAAGAATTTAATGGCATTTCCACCTGCGGTACAGCCGAAGCAGTAGTACATTTGTTTACTAGGGCTAACAGTGAAGCTGGGAGTTTTTTCTTGATGGAAAGGACATAAACCTTGATAATCCTTACCACGCTTATTAAGTTGCACCCAATCGCTGACTACTTCGACAATATCTGCTCGTTGTTTAATTTCGTCAATTATCTCAGGTGGAATTCTAAATGAATGTGTCATTTTTTTATGCCTCCACCATTGCTGCTAGTCCCAGCCTGTTGGGATTGAATCTTTGGGGATGATTAGATGACGCAGGAGTTGAGTCAGAGCTTTCCTGCTTGAAGTAGTTGGAGGCGGAAGCGTCACTTGGTTGCATCTTTCCCAGTTGTGTTGGCTCTACTTGCTCAAGATAGCGGCGAGTAAGTTCTAGTTTGACCGCTTTTAAATTTTGCTTGATAGCTTTGAAGGCAGCTTTAAGATCTTCATCTTTGAAGGCAGCGAAATCAACTGGGGTACTTGTAGGCGCAATTGATTCTAAGCTAAATAATTTTGCTTGCAATGATTTAGCTGTGTCTACTTTTTGAACGTCCTCAAAGCTAAAACTTTTACATAAACGTCCGATTTGATTGGGATCTAATTTTACGAATACTGTTTGAGTTTGGTAGTCAACGTCGTCTATGATGACGCGATCGCCCGGACTCCACCCTGATTCTGGGGGCGGGTTTAATAGTTCTACGCGATCGCCTATTTGAAAAGGATAAATTTCGCTAAATTTTTCTTGGTTCTCCTGTAATGCTTCTTTACTAAAAGGCGATTGTTTGGGTTTTTTCTGGGGTTTGTACTCTGCTACTAAGTTTTTGGCTAGCTTGTTGCTAATAGGTACGCCTTCCTGTGCTAATTTCAGTGCGTCTTTTCGGGCTGCTTCTGGTGTAGATGGCGCGGCTAGCAAGTACAAAGCTGAAGTAGCAATGTTCAACTGTGAAAAATTTTCACAGTTGCCGAAAGTTTCCCAAACATGAATAAAGTTGTAAGCGCTGCGGTAAGTCCACCCAAATTCAGTTGAAAGCCAATTGCGAAACCCACCTTTCTTGTCGTGTCTTAGCAACTGCTGAACTTCCGCGAGTTTTTTCCCAATGGTAATGATGTTTTCCTGGGTGTTACGAACCAATGTTTTAATTTCGTTTGTACACTCTTGGACTCGAACACGAGTTTCATCCTTTAGTGCTTCATAGTCAAATAGTGAAGGTACGGGCTGCTTAGACGGCTGGGAGGGTTTTACTCGATCTACTGGATCGGTGTCTTCGTAATCAGTCCAGTCTTCTTCTTTGTTAGTAGGTTGAGTGGTTTGAAGATCAGATGCCAGAATTAGCTTAGATAATAGAACTATTTTGGGGTAGTCGCCGTTAAAACTTACCTTGGCGCTCAATCCTTCGAGTTCAACTATCTCTCCAACTACTCGGTCGTTGTAATGGCATACCTTCGAGCCAACCGTATACTGTTGTGTTGTATGATCGCTATGATCTTTTTCAACTGTCTTAGTCTTTGAGTCACTACCTGTATCTGAGGCATTAAAAGACTCAGCCTGGGTATCAAAATCAGCAATTACTGAATTTTCTGGGGGTTCCATTTTTTTCTGCTCCAATTTGTAGTGAGTTGGAGCCAGGGTAAGGTTTCCCACTTTCACAGGTTTCTCAATTCTAAAAAATTTCAAGAAACCCCTTTATATACATCCATTGGTAATGTATACTAAAGTAAGTGGGACAACACTAAAGGATCATTTCGTGCAAAAAAATAATCTCTGTCCCGGCTTTAGTCAAAATATTTAAGGCTTAACTCCCTCTCTACGGGAGTTTTGTCATTTTTATATGTTTTTCCTTTATATTATTCCATAGGCAAAAATTGATAATCAGGAGTTCTACTCCCTGTTGCAGATATCTTACCACAAAATTTTCACGATTTTGGGTAATAGTTTAAGTTTTCGCCAAAATATTAAGCATTTATGCCCTAAAAAATAGGTTTAAGTTAATAATAGTTGACAAAACTATACATATTGTCAGTTTTCTTAGTATTTCTGACTTTTCTGACTAAGTAAGCGCTGGTTGATTTAATTCAACTATCTATATCTAAATTAGTTCCAGTTGAACTTCGAGATTTTTTTCGATACCTTTTAGGTTTAAAAATCAGTTCTGCGTCTTCCAAAAACAATTGGGTTTCATCACGGTAACATTTAAAATCCCAAAACTGCGACCAAATCATTTTAGGCATATAGCCATCTATTCTTACTCGAAATTCATAATTTTTTGCTGTTTGTACAATTTTGACAATTAAAATTCCATTATCTTGCTTAACTACTTCCCCTCTAATGTAAAAGTAATTTTGTAGTTCTAGATTGCTATCAGGTGGATAAGCGTTTATTAACATTAGTTTTACTATATCGCCATCGCGATTGGTGCGCGGATAGCAAAGCCAATTATAGTTTTGGTTTTGTTTGATTTCTAAATTTTTTAATCTGGAATGGCTGCGGGGAATGATAGCTGCATCTAAATGATATTTGTTATCAAGCAGAAAAGTACCTTTACTTTTATCTTCATTAGATACAGTAAAGCTACCAGGAACTAACCCTATGGCGCGATAACGGATGTCTTTTTGGGGAAATGGTAATATGGGTTGTTGGGGCTGAGTGGTCAAAGCTATCATATCAAAATGCTACCTTTTAGATTAACAAAAGCCGTGAGTGTAAAGCAAATAAAGTAATTAAACAACAAGTTTAAAAAGGGTTTTTATTTATGTAAAAAATTAAAAAATTAGTCATCGCCATTAACTTGTTCTCCCCAGAAAGTTCTAAGAGGTGGAGCATATATAGATAGATCCTCGCTAGACGCGGGAGAGGTAATATATCTAGCTTCATTCTCAAGAGCTAACACCCGATCTGGATCGCGGACATATAGTGGGGTAATAGTTGCTCTAGTCTCCAATAACTCATTTAACCCAATCTTAACCGGACGACCTTCATAAAAGAGTTTTCGTGCTGCTTTCTCCACAATTTTTTGGAGTTCCGCACCTGTACAATTCATGGTCTTACCCAAAAATATCTTCCATTCAGATTCTGTAAGGGGGCTATCACCGTATTTGTAGCGCTCATCAAACCTAGCCGCGTGTAATGACACGATTTGCTGGCGCTCAACTGCTTGAGGGAAACCCACATAGAAAATTTCATCAAAGCGTCCTATTCTAGTTAACTCTGGAGGTAATGCTTTTAATCTGTTAAGAGTAGCGATCGCAAATGTCGCTGACTGCTTTTCTTGCAGCCATGTAAGCAATAAGCCCAATATTGCTCTAGCTCCCGTATCTTCTCCAGTGTCAGAAGATGCCAAGAATAGCTTATCAAACTCGTCAAAATAAATCACAGCAGGGGCGCAAGCTTCTACGCGGTCTATTAATTGTCGCAGATAAGCTGCTCCTTGACTCGCTATAGCGCCCACATCAACACATAAAAGCGGAAATCCCAATTCTCTAGCAATCACTTTAGCTGCAAGTGTCTTACCTGTACCTGGTGGCCCAACTAGCAACCATCCTTTTGGTAGCGGAATATTAGCTGTTCGTGCTTTTGGGGAATAATCAGCCTTAACTTCCTTAATTGCTACTTTCAATAAATCTAACCCACCAAAATCAGGGACGTTGGGTTTGCCAATGAAATCTAACCCATAACCTCGTAATCGTTCTACCTTGTAATCTAATAAAAATTCTTTAAGTTGAAGCTGTGTACCTTGATCGGAGGCAGAGGGCAGGCTTCCGCCGTGAGTGTCAGCCGAACGGGGGTAGGGAGAAGAGGGGACTGGTAGCGAGTCTCCCCTACTTCCTACTTTTTCATTAACTCCCATCCGCAGTCCAATTTTAATTTCCTCAATACTTAACCCAGACGCAGCAATAGATAAAGAATCTATATCTGCGTTACTAAGCAAATGGTTGTTTTGCCAATTGCTATTAGCATTACCCAGATCTAGTAAACCAGGTAGAAAGTTGGATAAAAAGTTGCTAATCTCCTTAAGTGTTGGTAATGGGTTCCTAACATGGGGAATAAGTGCAACAAGCTGTTCGGGCAAATCAGCTTCATTGGTACTTAGCAACAGCAAATACTTGGAAACCTCAGTAACTTTAAACTCGTAAAAAATATTTACCAGTTTGGCAATAATTTTTTGGGTTCGTTCCTGCTCAACTCCATTAACATTTTTAGAATTAACCATTAATGACTGCAAGTTTTCCAACACGAAAACTCCAGCGAAACTGCAATCAGATACAAAATCTAAAATTTGCAGGCAATCATCTCCAGGCGGGATTAATTCTTGTGATAAGGAAGTTGCTTTTATATAACAAGTATCGTTAAAATACCTAACTTGTTTAAACTGGCTTTGCCCTAAACTGCAAAAAAATACGGGTAGATTTCTAGGAGAAGCAAAATTAAGATCAATCCACCCCAAAGTGCGAGTACGTTCTAGCTGTTGTGATTGAATGGAAATTACCTGTGACCAAGAGTCTGCCAGTAAGTTTAAATGATCCAACTTCATATTCGTGATAGTTTTTAATTTTTGTACAGTAAACTTCTTACATAAATGGTTTATCTTTCTAGATCGATACCATTACGATGTTTTTGTGGGGGAACGCCAGGAGCAGGTTTATTGCTAGATTGTTCACGAACAGAAGCTGTTGATGAAGTAAGAGGCGATTCACCGAAGGCGACGCTACGCGATTGCACTTGATGCTGCTTTCGATGAGTAATAGCCGAAACTATCTGTTCAAGTGCTTGTAAATCTCGCTCATTCAAACAACTGGCTAGTTTGTTATTAGCCCTTGTCAAGAGTCTGTCATACTCATCAATTGATTGTCCGGCTTTTTTGCGTTCAATCGCTACATTCCCATCTGGGCTTGCCATCCACCTATAACCAAGTTGTCGATCAACAACTTGTATAGGTGAACCCTTAGCTAAAGCATCTTGGACTAAGCCGTTAAGAATACGATCAACTCTAGTAAAATACTTAGCCCCATGAACACCTATAGGTGCAAATGCTCCAGAAAGGGCGGAATCTTGCTGTTGCTGTTCTCGCAATTGCTCGATATTTTGATAATGATCTGGCATTTTTGAATTGACGGCTTGAACAGTAATGCCCATCATTGGAGTAGAGCGAAACTTCATCAACTCTGCCCCCAGCTTATCCTTCAAGGTATACTCACGCCCCTTGCGTTCAAGCAAATAATTTTCTGCGTGATAAACCTGTTCTACATCCGGCGAAACATGAGTATGAAATAATGCTCTGAGCGCAAAGGCTGCATCATGATTTTTTCCTCGCTGTACCAATTTACGCCAATTTTGTTCAATTACTTTTGCTGATTGCTCTAACCAAGAAGATTCTTTAGCTTGACGCTTTTGACTCCACCCTGCATCCTGAGTAATACGCTGTGGTGATAAACCTGAATGCTCTGCAGAAAAATTGCTGATATTTCCTAGATAATATTGTTGATCTACCAGTTGTTGCATTTGCGATCGCAAGCTAGAAATTGTACTAACCATTTGTTGCATTTGTTGTTGCATTTCTATCAACTGAGCAGACAAGAGAGCTTTATGTACACCATCTGGTAACTGTTGAGTAGAATCTATGGCTCTAGCAAACCCACCAACGAGGTTTTGTGGTTCACTTGGTAGTTCTGTAGTAGCACTTGATTGAAAAGGTGAAGAAATAAATGATTTTTGGGTGTAATCTCCATTATTAACATTACCTAAATTATGTTGTTCGGCTTCCAAACCATTAGTTGGTGCAGACGGAGAAGGGGATATAGTAGTAGGTAATTCAACAACGGAACCGAGATTTGTTTCTAACTCTAAAAAAGAGTTATTTAAAACCTTATTTTCAGCAGATTGTAAAACAATTTTTCCGCCCTTAATAACAGTTAAAGAACCCAGCTTTTCAACAGTCTGACCTATAGGCACAGATTTTAAATTATTTAAGTGGTCTTCTAGTTGTGGTGTTATCTTACCTCGATCAACACCATTTAACTTCGAGTAAACGCGCTCATTGCCATCAAAAATTAAAATGTCTTCATCCAGATGCTGACTATCTTTTTGAGACAGGGCTTGCTTACTAGAATCTATTAATTGTCCTAAAGATTCTAGAAATGATAAATATTGATGAGTTGCAGATTGAGGGTTAGTTTCTTTGACAAACATATTAGATTAACCTTGTTCAGCTTGTAAATTTGACAAAATAGCAAAAGATGCTGCTATTAAATTCAGCCGATTTACTATTATTTCAGTTTCAACATAGAAGAAAACTAATTGTCCATCTAAAATCCAAGCTATAAAATCAGATGGTTGGTGGATATATCTTTGAGACTCATAGACTAGCTCTCCGCGCTGACCACATAGCAATCCATGCTGGTCAAATATTTCAATAGCAAATGCACAATAATCTAAAGGTAAACTAGGTAGAGAAGTGGATTGTTGTACCAAATACTGCCAAATTGGGTATTTGTCTAACACAAACTTAGCTTGGTCGGAAATTAAATTAGCCATTAAATGAACCTCCACAATAATTATTTTCAATAACAACCTATGACTGGATAACTATAATGGCATGGGAGTAGGGATAAATATGAATAGCCTAAAGTGTCCCAATGCAAAACTAATAGTCATTAACTTCTATGAACTATTTAACATTTGATTAACAATTAACAGTGTTTAAGAAATATGGTTTCCTTTAAGTCTTGATTACCTAATACCCTAAAAAACATCGGGTTCAACAAAAGTTTTTTGTTCAAACCTTAAAGATTCATCTGTCTCTTCTTGTCTGCGATAATTATTTTTTGTTTGAGACTCAATATCTTCTGAGGTAGATTTTGATTCAATATCAGAAGATTCAGTATCAGGAGCAGCAGGCTCTACTTCAACTGGAAACAACTTTTCAGCTAATAATCTACGTTCATCAAATTGCTTTCGTCTATCTTCATCACTAACGCGCAAGCAGTTAGAGC
Protein-coding regions in this window:
- a CDS encoding CHC2 zinc finger domain-containing protein — translated: MTHSFRIPPEIIDEIKQRADIVEVVSDWVQLNKRGKDYQGLCPFHQEKTPSFTVSPSKQMYYCFGCTAGGNAIKFLMEISKKSFTDVVLDLAERYHVPIPSSAFKPVDSNSHKTVVKNTSLTSPQPVPALLPENLPLQLVKLNAPPTPLPTRKYIEQGKEITETCYPYQVDQQGEVILWVMRKQWLDPSHHKGRDKIVLPYHKNELSQSVCGKGDFSWSIYRMAEAMAAIEKIKAKGGFPLLLVVEGENKVEELRCLGFAAITIQGGSWTEAVMLELAQNAVKHQFGIAKLPDHDTVGYQKAQKLAAACDRTGAVFLQLNPIDIYSELPVGGDICDIVAAGITSDVIAERLINVAIPHALTRRTNEVANAFAHNQKLLNREKNQTEYETGEHNQGIGIPLLPAPCPLSSDSGTVTGDTINVSDTSNQEELNISATVTAVTAVLEKGLPQWLEQAELDTIASRSVMSKQSFNQLVAEKRSHFDEVLPEDKKKVNQLIDWSNSTLDYHKVFPHIAADLLHDASILNIDPIMLVQYLLPAILSLYGKRGNIDLGSHKIPAILWTCIVGESGVGKSRAENLVLNWFKEKQAAEKTRFDEESAQYKDAQKKKKSSENSDAEPIEPPVPECKYMFKVATIQAVMKRLSEQGNNGSIWARDELAGLFKSLEQFSKNGEGEALECLLEHWDGLLTQVDRVSQEDSYITKASRLSLVGGIQPLVYRKIFKDPDDAQGLQARMLYALSQVQPAKRVKGFCYLAEKLPHIYRWIENLPSGDIKLSPVAEARYDGIYESIGNLAEKGETAAIRFWMRKLSTQVLRVAFALHILECFYEPERLFHEVQVDTLNRAVELIRLYRSTFNLIQESVCDRDSTTGMMARIYDLAVKSPGGLLVRDAYRNVKAIPRRAKELSRDVSAYTLSLFYQMQEMGKAVVQQNKRSFRLVVNPAAPPPNSSQDQTPPDDPPPSDPDGNGGEGMRAQPVGIVIEDAVASGVETRRVEGANVSMETIKHGDTEKLSKIFPDNPYPRNPVFSAFPLSPQQESTTYNHTQLKLSVRPFSIPVFATSTTNLISTFTSSRNKGVTMVTNPETQLHAGTQVSLTQLVSPVTIDSNLLEHNTNESQFDEKQLYEHSSVDRGNEQLENVSLKQQESSQVADNSNHHFTQNLDISKASSPCPLPFVSSADPSVNVELKHVDVLVANPTMVPSTEAVDSSVQLIGENLIAEEPSQQEFAPDATTDTFTSLTDLFPLDAVVRKTFGDGTTIIGKVFGYFNQYVQFLTDLGDVDFGHIRNLEIVST
- a CDS encoding DUF3102 domain-containing protein, coding for MEPPENSVIADFDTQAESFNASDTGSDSKTKTVEKDHSDHTTQQYTVGSKVCHYNDRVVGEIVELEGLSAKVSFNGDYPKIVLLSKLILASDLQTTQPTNKEEDWTDYEDTDPVDRVKPSQPSKQPVPSLFDYEALKDETRVRVQECTNEIKTLVRNTQENIITIGKKLAEVQQLLRHDKKGGFRNWLSTEFGWTYRSAYNFIHVWETFGNCENFSQLNIATSALYLLAAPSTPEAARKDALKLAQEGVPISNKLAKNLVAEYKPQKKPKQSPFSKEALQENQEKFSEIYPFQIGDRVELLNPPPESGWSPGDRVIIDDVDYQTQTVFVKLDPNQIGRLCKSFSFEDVQKVDTAKSLQAKLFSLESIAPTSTPVDFAAFKDEDLKAAFKAIKQNLKAVKLELTRRYLEQVEPTQLGKMQPSDASASNYFKQESSDSTPASSNHPQRFNPNRLGLAAMVEA
- a CDS encoding AAA family ATPase, with protein sequence MKLDHLNLLADSWSQVISIQSQQLERTRTLGWIDLNFASPRNLPVFFCSLGQSQFKQVRYFNDTCYIKATSLSQELIPPGDDCLQILDFVSDCSFAGVFVLENLQSLMVNSKNVNGVEQERTQKIIAKLVNIFYEFKVTEVSKYLLLLSTNEADLPEQLVALIPHVRNPLPTLKEISNFLSNFLPGLLDLGNANSNWQNNHLLSNADIDSLSIAASGLSIEEIKIGLRMGVNEKVGSRGDSLPVPSSPYPRSADTHGGSLPSASDQGTQLQLKEFLLDYKVERLRGYGLDFIGKPNVPDFGGLDLLKVAIKEVKADYSPKARTANIPLPKGWLLVGPPGTGKTLAAKVIARELGFPLLCVDVGAIASQGAAYLRQLIDRVEACAPAVIYFDEFDKLFLASSDTGEDTGARAILGLLLTWLQEKQSATFAIATLNRLKALPPELTRIGRFDEIFYVGFPQAVERQQIVSLHAARFDERYKYGDSPLTESEWKIFLGKTMNCTGAELQKIVEKAARKLFYEGRPVKIGLNELLETRATITPLYVRDPDRVLALENEARYITSPASSEDLSIYAPPLRTFWGEQVNGDD